From Pseudomonas vanderleydeniana, the proteins below share one genomic window:
- a CDS encoding YcfL family protein — protein sequence MRFKLTAVVALALLAGCATPPPPPAPGSAASKIVAMGEMEDIQVGAIRVARENGFLTVKVQLSNTRTKNKMMYYRFAWLGNDGFPVADEETWKTLSLYGAQSTFLPAIAPTPKAVDFRLEVKTP from the coding sequence ATGCGTTTCAAACTGACCGCTGTCGTTGCCCTGGCCCTGCTGGCCGGTTGTGCAACCCCTCCGCCACCACCGGCACCGGGTAGCGCCGCGAGCAAGATCGTCGCCATGGGCGAAATGGAGGACATCCAGGTGGGTGCCATCCGCGTCGCCCGGGAAAACGGCTTCCTGACCGTCAAGGTGCAGCTGAGCAACACGCGCACCAAGAACAAGATGATGTATTACCGCTTTGCCTGGCTGGGCAACGACGGCTTCCCGGTCGCCGATGAGGAAACCTGGAAGACCCTGAGCCTGTATGGTGCCCAGAGCACCTTCCTGCCGGCCATTGCCCCGACGCCGAAGGCCGTCGACTTCCGCCTGGAAGTCAAGACGCCTTGA
- a CDS encoding COG3014 family protein has translation MTPSTRLFIALGAVALLSGCSVFRNYDSELAQTNQQLASGNVDAALSLLEKNNTGEDRDLLYYFEKGELLRAKGDIAGSQLAWGSADQVVGQWEDAVKLDYAKYAAQFGSFLVNDKVRRYEGYDYEKVMLTTQMALNFLATNDFESARTAIKKTHEREAVIAELRDKEYLKREEEADKQGIKTQYKDLKGYPVASLDAPEVVSLKNSYQSAFSHYLAGYVYEALGEKDLAAPGYRQAAELRPNTPLLEQALVNLDKPAGKDDDSDILIVVQSGLAPARDSIRIPLPLLISDNVVITPLSFPIIKADTSTPGFSQIGVDGQAVNLTALNSTTAMSSRALRDDMPGIILRTSVRAISRGIAQKNLNKVNPMAGLAVGLTSAVLEGADTRTWRTLPDTTQVVRLRLKKGEHQVSLPSAVGGSLVKINVDRHYQVISLRAIGNQVFTSGLAAQRIPSGNPTAVASIKQP, from the coding sequence ATGACACCCAGCACCCGTCTTTTTATCGCCCTTGGGGCCGTGGCACTGCTGTCCGGCTGCTCGGTGTTCCGCAACTACGACAGTGAACTGGCGCAGACCAACCAGCAACTGGCCTCCGGCAATGTCGACGCGGCGCTGTCGCTGCTGGAGAAGAACAACACCGGCGAAGACCGCGACCTGCTGTACTACTTCGAGAAGGGTGAGCTGCTGCGCGCCAAGGGCGACATCGCCGGCAGCCAGCTGGCCTGGGGCAGCGCCGACCAGGTGGTTGGCCAGTGGGAGGATGCGGTCAAGCTCGACTACGCCAAGTACGCCGCCCAGTTCGGCAGTTTCCTGGTCAACGACAAGGTCCGCCGCTACGAAGGCTACGACTACGAAAAGGTCATGCTGACCACCCAGATGGCCCTGAACTTCCTCGCCACCAACGACTTCGAGAGCGCCCGCACCGCGATCAAGAAGACCCACGAGCGTGAAGCCGTGATCGCCGAGCTGCGCGACAAGGAGTACCTCAAGCGCGAAGAGGAAGCCGACAAGCAAGGCATCAAGACCCAGTACAAGGACCTCAAGGGCTACCCGGTGGCCAGCCTCGACGCCCCTGAAGTGGTCAGCCTGAAGAACAGCTACCAGAGCGCCTTCAGCCACTACCTTGCCGGTTATGTCTATGAAGCACTGGGCGAGAAGGACCTGGCCGCGCCGGGCTATCGCCAGGCAGCCGAGCTGCGCCCCAACACCCCACTGCTCGAGCAGGCCCTGGTCAACCTCGACAAGCCGGCCGGCAAGGACGATGACAGCGACATCCTGATCGTCGTGCAAAGCGGCCTGGCACCCGCCCGCGACTCGATCCGCATCCCGCTGCCGCTGCTGATCTCCGACAACGTGGTCATCACCCCACTGTCGTTCCCGATCATCAAGGCCGACACCTCCACGCCGGGCTTCAGCCAGATCGGCGTCGATGGCCAGGCGGTCAACCTGACCGCCCTCAACAGCACCACCGCCATGTCCAGCCGCGCCCTGCGCGACGACATGCCGGGCATCATCCTGCGCACCAGCGTACGAGCCATCAGCCGCGGCATCGCCCAGAAGAACCTGAACAAGGTCAACCCGATGGCGGGCCTGGCCGTGGGCCTCACCTCCGCCGTGCTCGAAGGTGCCGACACCCGCACCTGGCGCACCCTGCCGGACACCACCCAGGTGGTCCGCCTGCGTCTGAAAAAGGGCGAGCACCAGGTGTCGCTGCCTAGCGCGGTCGGTGGCTCGCTGGTCAAGATCAACGTCGATCGGCACTACCAGGTCATCAGCCTGCGGGCCATCGGCAACCAGGTGTTCACCAGCGGCCTGGCGGCCCAACGGATCCCGAGCGGCAACCCGACCGCCGTCGCCAGCATCAAACAACCTTGA
- a CDS encoding TIGR02444 family protein, with protein MHADLWTFSLEIYAKPDVEKACLALQEQGADVCLLLCAAWLGAYGVRYEPGRLASLQGVAQPWREQVVQPLRQLRGQWRAMALQDSELKGLRDRVKSLELEAEQHLLLRLEVLARDWPREAAEDLAMWLDGAAGEAAHLSHDALHRLRVVVSQA; from the coding sequence ATGCATGCTGACCTGTGGACGTTTTCCCTGGAAATTTACGCCAAACCCGACGTGGAAAAGGCCTGCCTGGCGCTACAGGAGCAAGGGGCGGATGTCTGCCTGCTGCTCTGTGCGGCCTGGCTCGGGGCGTACGGTGTCAGGTATGAACCCGGGCGACTGGCAAGCTTGCAAGGGGTTGCTCAGCCCTGGCGGGAACAGGTGGTGCAACCATTGCGACAACTGCGCGGGCAATGGCGGGCCATGGCCTTGCAGGACAGCGAGCTGAAGGGATTGCGCGATCGGGTCAAGTCACTCGAGCTGGAAGCCGAGCAGCACCTGCTGTTGCGCCTGGAGGTACTTGCCAGGGATTGGCCGCGGGAGGCTGCCGAGGATCTGGCGATGTGGCTGGACGGTGCGGCCGGCGAGGCGGCCCACCTGAGCCACGACGCGCTGCATCGGCTGCGCGTCGTGGTGAGCCAGGCTTAG
- a CDS encoding ATP-binding cassette domain-containing protein, whose translation MIRLQNLTLQRGPQRLLEDAELTLHAGQKAGLIGANGAGKSSLFALLRGELHPDSGDCFLPADWRIAHMRQEVDTLERLAVDYVLDGDVRLRQVQRDLAAAEAAQDGAALARLHSELDSADGYTADARARKLLAGLGFTNEQMDRQVGDFSGGWRMRLNLAQALMCPSDLLLLDEPTNHLDLDAIIWLEDWLKSYPGTLLLISHDRDFLDEVVDHVAHVDQRKLVLYRGGYTAFERARAERLAQQQQAYEKQQAQRAHMESYIARFKAQATKARQAQSRIKALERMEELSAAHVDSPFDFTFRESHKISSPLLDLSDARLGYGDKTILEKVKLQLTPGARIGLLGPNGAGKSTLIKNLAGDLSPLAGRLTRGENTVVGYFAQHQLDSLDSKASPLLHLQRLAPTEREQTLRDFLGGFDFRGARIDEPVLNFSGGEKARLALALIAWERPNLLLLDEPTNHLDLEMRLALTMALQEFSGAVLVVSHDRHLLKSTTDNFFLVADGKVEEFDGDLDDYARWLVEYRQRNAPVSSTPVNPDKTDKKAQRQAAAALRQQLAPHKRQADKLEAELGKLHERLAVVEESLGDSALYEAARKDELRDLLAEQAKLKARESELEEAWMAALELLESMQAELEALS comes from the coding sequence ATGATTCGACTTCAGAACCTGACTTTACAGCGTGGCCCGCAACGTCTGCTAGAAGACGCCGAGCTGACCCTGCACGCCGGCCAGAAAGCCGGCCTGATCGGTGCCAACGGCGCCGGCAAATCGAGCCTGTTCGCCCTGTTGCGGGGTGAGCTGCACCCGGACTCGGGTGACTGCTTCCTGCCGGCCGATTGGCGTATCGCCCACATGCGCCAGGAGGTCGATACCCTCGAACGCCTGGCGGTCGACTATGTGCTCGACGGCGACGTGCGCCTGCGCCAGGTGCAGCGTGACCTGGCTGCCGCCGAAGCGGCCCAGGACGGCGCGGCCCTGGCTCGCCTGCACTCGGAGCTCGACAGCGCCGACGGCTATACCGCCGATGCCCGTGCCCGCAAGTTGCTGGCCGGCCTCGGGTTCACGAACGAGCAGATGGATCGTCAGGTCGGCGACTTCTCCGGTGGCTGGCGGATGCGCCTGAACCTGGCGCAGGCACTGATGTGCCCGTCGGATCTGCTGCTGCTCGACGAACCGACCAACCACCTCGATCTCGATGCGATCATCTGGCTGGAAGACTGGCTCAAGAGCTACCCCGGCACCTTGCTGCTGATCTCCCACGACCGCGACTTCCTCGATGAAGTGGTCGACCACGTGGCCCATGTCGACCAGCGCAAGCTGGTGCTCTATCGCGGTGGCTACACCGCGTTCGAACGCGCCCGTGCCGAGCGTCTGGCCCAGCAGCAACAGGCCTACGAGAAGCAGCAGGCGCAGCGTGCGCACATGGAAAGCTACATCGCCCGCTTCAAGGCCCAGGCCACCAAGGCCCGCCAGGCGCAGAGCCGGATCAAGGCCCTGGAGCGGATGGAGGAGCTGTCGGCGGCCCATGTCGATTCGCCGTTCGACTTCACCTTCCGCGAGTCGCATAAGATCTCCAGCCCGCTGCTGGACCTTTCCGACGCGCGCCTGGGCTATGGCGACAAGACCATCCTGGAGAAGGTCAAGCTGCAACTGACTCCGGGTGCCCGGATCGGCCTGCTTGGCCCCAACGGTGCGGGCAAGTCGACGCTGATCAAGAACCTGGCCGGCGACCTGTCGCCTCTGGCAGGGCGCCTGACCCGTGGCGAAAACACCGTGGTCGGTTACTTCGCCCAGCACCAGCTCGACTCGCTGGACTCCAAGGCCAGTCCGTTGCTGCATCTGCAGCGCCTGGCACCGACCGAGCGTGAGCAGACCTTGCGTGACTTCCTCGGCGGCTTCGATTTCCGGGGTGCACGCATCGACGAGCCGGTCCTGAATTTCTCCGGCGGCGAGAAGGCCCGGTTGGCCCTGGCGCTGATCGCCTGGGAGCGGCCGAACCTGCTGCTGCTCGATGAACCGACCAACCACCTGGACCTGGAAATGCGCCTGGCATTGACCATGGCCCTGCAGGAGTTCAGTGGCGCGGTGCTGGTGGTTTCCCACGACCGTCATCTGCTCAAGAGCACCACCGACAACTTCTTCCTGGTCGCTGACGGCAAGGTCGAGGAATTCGATGGCGACCTGGATGACTACGCCCGTTGGCTGGTGGAGTATCGCCAGCGCAATGCGCCGGTCAGCAGCACGCCGGTCAATCCCGACAAGACCGACAAGAAGGCCCAGCGCCAGGCCGCGGCCGCCCTGCGCCAGCAACTGGCACCGCACAAGCGCCAGGCGGACAAGCTCGAAGCCGAGCTGGGCAAGCTGCATGAGCGCCTGGCAGTGGTCGAGGAGAGCCTCGGCGACAGCGCACTCTACGAGGCTGCCCGCAAGGACGAGCTACGTGACCTGTTGGCCGAGCAGGCCAAGTTGAAGGCCCGTGAGTCCGAGCTGGAAGAGGCCTGGATGGCAGCCCTGGAACTGCTGGAGAGCATGCAGGCGGAACTGGAGGCGTTGTCCTGA
- a CDS encoding heme biosynthesis protein HemY, with amino-acid sequence MKRFIAIALLVIAVAGLVGYAIYRHAGYVLIAYDSFRYESSLWAFLAVLLVLWLVYRVLKFLVGLVTASSSAANPWSRRNRSRRVQLAIEQGQMDLAEGRWASAQKHLSRAAEAERQPLLYYLGAARAANEQGKYEESDSLLERALTRQPQAELAIALSHAQLQVDRGDTDGALGTLQAMHELHPHSVQVLRQLQRLHQQRGDWSAVVRLLPELRKDKVLPPAELAELERRAWGENLGLAARREQDGEAGLQSLERAWQQLSAAQRQEPQLVLAYAEQLRQLGADGEAEEALRTALKRQYESHLARLYGLLRGRDPVRQLQTAEGWLKDHPADASLLLTLGRLCLQNSLWGKARDYLEGSLRVQRNPEACAELARLLAQLGDTERSNQLFQEGLGLLDERLLARPLPVPANA; translated from the coding sequence ATGAAGCGGTTCATCGCCATTGCACTGCTGGTCATCGCCGTGGCAGGCCTGGTGGGTTATGCGATCTACCGGCACGCCGGCTATGTGCTGATCGCCTACGACAGCTTCCGCTACGAGTCCAGCCTCTGGGCATTCCTGGCCGTGCTGCTGGTGCTGTGGCTGGTCTATCGGGTGCTGAAATTCCTGGTCGGCCTGGTGACGGCCTCCAGCTCGGCAGCCAACCCGTGGTCCCGGCGCAATCGCAGCCGGCGTGTCCAGCTGGCTATCGAGCAGGGGCAGATGGACCTCGCCGAAGGCCGCTGGGCCAGTGCCCAGAAGCATCTGAGCCGGGCAGCCGAGGCTGAGCGCCAGCCGTTGCTGTACTACCTCGGTGCGGCACGCGCGGCCAACGAGCAGGGTAAATACGAAGAGAGCGACAGCCTGCTGGAACGTGCCCTGACGCGCCAGCCGCAGGCCGAGCTGGCGATTGCCCTGAGCCACGCGCAGTTGCAGGTGGACCGGGGGGATACCGATGGCGCCCTGGGCACCCTGCAGGCGATGCACGAACTGCATCCGCACAGTGTCCAGGTGCTGCGGCAGTTGCAGCGCCTGCATCAGCAGCGCGGTGATTGGTCGGCGGTGGTCCGGTTGCTGCCTGAACTGCGCAAGGACAAGGTGCTGCCGCCAGCCGAGCTGGCGGAGCTGGAACGTCGTGCCTGGGGTGAAAACCTGGGCCTGGCGGCGCGCCGTGAGCAGGATGGCGAAGCCGGCCTGCAGTCGTTGGAGCGGGCCTGGCAGCAGTTGTCCGCGGCCCAGCGCCAGGAGCCGCAACTGGTCCTGGCCTATGCCGAACAATTGCGGCAACTGGGGGCTGACGGCGAAGCGGAAGAGGCGCTGCGCACCGCGCTCAAGCGCCAGTACGAGAGCCACCTGGCTCGGCTCTATGGCCTGTTGCGTGGGCGTGATCCGGTGCGTCAGTTGCAGACCGCCGAGGGTTGGCTCAAGGATCATCCGGCCGATGCCAGCCTGCTGCTGACCCTGGGCCGCCTGTGCCTGCAGAACAGCCTGTGGGGCAAGGCGCGTGACTATCTGGAAGGCAGCCTGCGGGTGCAGCGCAACCCCGAGGCCTGCGCCGAGCTCGCCCGGTTGCTGGCCCAGTTGGGGGATACCGAGCGCAGCAACCAGCTGTTCCAGGAAGGTCTCGGCCTGCTGGACGAGCGCCTGCTCGCGCGTCCGTTGCCGGTTCCGGCCAACGCCTGA
- a CDS encoding LysE family transporter — protein MLLETWLAFFAACWVISLSPGAGAIASMSSGLQYGFLRGYWNALGLQLGLAAQIAVIAAGVGAILAASSTAFYAIKWFGVIYLVYLAVKQWRALPSDMAEEATIRPVGKPLTLMFRGFLVNVSNPKALVFMLAVLPQFIDPHAPLVHQYLILGVTMIGVDMIVMAGYTGLAAKVLRLLRTPRQQRRMNRTFAGLFVGAAGFLATLHKATT, from the coding sequence ATGCTGCTTGAGACATGGTTGGCCTTTTTTGCGGCATGCTGGGTGATCAGCCTGTCTCCGGGCGCGGGTGCCATCGCCTCGATGTCCAGTGGCTTGCAGTACGGCTTCCTGCGCGGCTATTGGAACGCCCTCGGCCTGCAACTGGGCCTGGCGGCGCAGATTGCGGTGATCGCGGCTGGCGTTGGTGCGATCCTGGCGGCGTCTTCCACCGCTTTCTATGCCATCAAGTGGTTCGGTGTGATCTACCTGGTCTATCTCGCGGTCAAGCAATGGCGCGCGCTGCCCAGCGACATGGCTGAAGAGGCGACGATCCGCCCGGTCGGCAAGCCGCTGACCCTGATGTTCCGCGGCTTCCTGGTCAACGTCAGCAACCCCAAGGCCCTGGTGTTCATGCTCGCGGTACTGCCGCAATTCATCGACCCGCATGCGCCGCTGGTGCATCAGTACCTGATCCTGGGTGTCACCATGATCGGTGTCGACATGATCGTCATGGCCGGCTACACGGGCCTGGCGGCCAAGGTCCTGCGCCTGCTGCGCACGCCTCGGCAACAGCGCCGGATGAACCGTACCTTTGCCGGCTTGTTCGTCGGTGCGGCGGGCTTCCTGGCAACCCTGCACAAGGCCACGACCTGA
- a CDS encoding AlgP family protein, protein MSATKKPVNTPLHLLQQLSGSLLEHLENACSQALADAEKLLAKLEKQRGKAQEKLHKSRTKLQDAATAGKAKAQAKAKAAVGELEELLDKLKTSQSETRAYILQLKRDAQESLKLAQGVGRVKEAVTKALSTRDAKPAAPTKAAAKPAAKPAAAKPAAAKPAAKPAAAKTAAAKPAAKPAAAKPAAAKPAAKPAAAKTAAAKPAAKPAAAKTAAAKPAAKPAAAKPAAAKPAAKPAAAKTAAAKPAAKPAAAKPAAAKPAAKPAAAKPAAAKPAAKPAAAKPAAAKPAAKPAAAKPAAAKPAAKPAAAKPAAAKPAAKPAAAKPAAAKPAAKPAAAKPAAAKPATPTTAPAASAPTPAPAAAATPAPTPAAPATTPAASSTPTSAS, encoded by the coding sequence ATGTCGGCCACCAAGAAGCCTGTAAATACTCCGTTGCACCTACTCCAACAACTCTCGGGCAGCCTGCTCGAACATTTGGAAAACGCTTGCTCCCAAGCCTTGGCTGATGCTGAAAAACTGCTCGCCAAACTGGAAAAACAACGCGGCAAGGCCCAGGAAAAACTGCACAAGTCGCGCACCAAACTGCAGGACGCCGCCACTGCCGGCAAAGCCAAGGCTCAAGCCAAGGCCAAGGCCGCTGTCGGTGAACTGGAAGAGTTGCTCGACAAGCTGAAAACCAGCCAGTCGGAAACCCGCGCCTACATCCTGCAACTCAAGCGCGATGCACAGGAAAGCCTGAAGTTGGCGCAAGGCGTTGGTCGTGTGAAAGAGGCCGTGACCAAGGCGCTGTCGACTCGTGACGCCAAGCCTGCCGCACCGACCAAAGCTGCTGCCAAGCCAGCCGCGAAACCAGCTGCTGCCAAACCCGCTGCCGCCAAGCCAGCTGCGAAACCAGCCGCTGCTAAAACTGCTGCCGCCAAGCCAGCTGCGAAACCAGCTGCTGCCAAACCTGCTGCCGCCAAGCCAGCTGCGAAACCAGCTGCTGCTAAAACTGCTGCTGCCAAGCCAGCTGCGAAACCGGCCGCTGCTAAAACTGCTGCCGCCAAGCCAGCCGCGAAACCAGCTGCTGCCAAACCCGCTGCCGCCAAGCCAGCTGCGAAACCAGCCGCTGCTAAAACTGCTGCCGCCAAGCCAGCCGCGAAACCGGCCGCTGCCAAACCCGCTGCCGCCAAACCAGCTGCGAAACCGGCCGCTGCCAAACCTGCTGCCGCCAAGCCAGCTGCGAAACCAGCCGCTGCCAAACCTGCTGCCGCCAAGCCGGCTGCGAAACCAGCCGCTGCCAAACCCGCTGCCGCCAAGCCAGCCGCGAAACCGGCCGCTGCCAAACCCGCTGCCGCCAAGCCAGCTGCGAAACCAGCCGCTGCCAAACCTGCTGCCGCCAAGCCGGCTGCGAAACCAGCCGCTGCCAAACCCGCTGCTGCCAAGCCAGCAACCCCGACAACTGCTCCAGCAGCATCGGCGCCGACTCCAGCTCCAGCTGCTGCCGCTACGCCTGCACCGACCCCTGCCGCTCCAGCAACCACCCCGGCTGCCAGCAGCACGCCTACCAGCGCTTCCTAA
- a CDS encoding FKBP-type peptidyl-prolyl cis-trans isomerase — MSRYLMLSLCLVLPLAHGAPEEKVDDAHDLAYSLGASLGERLRQEVPDLQLKALVEGLQQAYQGKPLALTNERIEQVLAAHEAQGAQESDKPQSEVALEAEKKFLAEEKAKPGVRELADGILMTELTPGTGEKVAANGRVQVRYVGHLPNGTIFDQNNQPQWFRLDSVINGWRNALPQMPVGAKWRLVLPSAQAYGADGAGDLIAPYTPLVFDIELLGVAS; from the coding sequence ATGTCGCGTTACCTAATGTTGTCGCTGTGTCTTGTCCTGCCACTGGCCCACGGCGCACCGGAGGAAAAAGTCGACGACGCCCATGACCTCGCCTACAGCCTCGGCGCCAGCCTTGGCGAACGCCTGCGCCAGGAGGTTCCGGACCTGCAGCTCAAGGCTCTGGTCGAAGGCTTGCAGCAGGCCTACCAGGGCAAGCCACTGGCGCTGACGAACGAGCGGATCGAACAGGTCCTCGCCGCACATGAAGCGCAGGGTGCGCAAGAGTCGGACAAGCCGCAGAGCGAAGTCGCCCTCGAAGCCGAGAAAAAATTCCTGGCCGAAGAGAAGGCCAAGCCGGGTGTTCGCGAATTGGCCGACGGCATCCTGATGACCGAGCTGACACCGGGTACCGGCGAGAAGGTTGCCGCCAACGGTCGAGTGCAGGTGCGCTACGTCGGACACCTGCCCAATGGCACGATCTTCGACCAGAACAATCAGCCGCAGTGGTTCCGCCTGGACAGCGTGATCAATGGCTGGCGCAACGCGTTGCCGCAGATGCCGGTCGGCGCCAAGTGGCGACTGGTGCTGCCATCAGCCCAGGCCTATGGCGCAGACGGTGCCGGTGACCTGATCGCCCCCTACACGCCGCTGGTCTTCGATATCGAGCTGCTCGGGGTCGCCAGTTGA
- the rsd gene encoding sigma D regulator yields the protein MLESCQNAQERWGGVHLLIDRWLQDRHELVQAYDALGAEPGALAESRETLQEFCGVLVDYVSAGHFEIYEQLTSEAKAFGDQRGLKLADTLYPRIDVITEKLLAFNDLCDAGKCVAEKFKELGGLLHERFELEDCLIEVLHNAHKEEAVAQA from the coding sequence ATGCTCGAAAGTTGTCAGAATGCCCAGGAACGCTGGGGCGGAGTTCATCTGCTGATCGATCGCTGGTTGCAGGATCGTCATGAACTCGTGCAGGCCTACGATGCTCTTGGCGCCGAGCCTGGAGCCCTGGCGGAGAGCCGCGAGACATTGCAGGAGTTCTGTGGTGTCCTGGTGGACTACGTGTCGGCGGGGCATTTCGAAATCTACGAACAGCTGACCAGCGAGGCCAAGGCCTTTGGTGACCAGCGCGGACTGAAGCTGGCCGATACCCTCTACCCGCGTATCGATGTGATCACTGAAAAGCTGCTCGCCTTCAACGATCTGTGTGACGCCGGCAAGTGCGTGGCGGAGAAGTTCAAGGAGCTGGGCGGCCTGCTGCACGAGCGCTTCGAGCTCGAGGATTGCCTGATCGAAGTGCTGCACAATGCGCACAAGGAAGAGGCCGTCGCCCAGGCTTGA
- a CDS encoding disulfide bond formation protein B, with product MFLARSRSLFSLAFLAAALVMGASLYLEHGVGLEPCSLCLVQRLFLGGFCLVSLLAALHGPARTGCRVYGALSLLLALAGAATAARQVLLQQLPPEELMICQPDLHCLMQQVSPLQALQLMFRATAECAQIHWTLFDLSIPEWSLLAFVGLCILAIYQVIGPVLGARRGAGRYR from the coding sequence ATGTTCCTGGCCCGCTCACGCTCTCTGTTCTCCCTGGCCTTCCTGGCAGCGGCCCTGGTCATGGGGGCCTCGCTGTACCTGGAGCATGGGGTCGGGTTGGAGCCTTGCTCGTTGTGCCTGGTGCAGCGGCTGTTCCTGGGTGGCTTCTGCCTGGTCAGCCTGCTGGCGGCGTTGCATGGGCCGGCACGTACCGGCTGCCGGGTGTACGGTGCGCTGAGCCTGCTGCTTGCCCTGGCGGGAGCGGCGACGGCGGCCCGCCAGGTGCTGTTGCAGCAACTGCCGCCGGAGGAGCTGATGATCTGCCAGCCCGACCTGCATTGCCTGATGCAGCAGGTCTCTCCGCTGCAGGCATTGCAGTTGATGTTCCGGGCCACCGCCGAGTGTGCCCAGATCCACTGGACGCTGTTCGACCTGAGCATTCCCGAGTGGAGCCTGCTGGCCTTCGTCGGCCTGTGCATCCTCGCGATCTACCAGGTGATCGGCCCGGTTCTCGGCGCCCGTCGTGGTGCCGGACGCTACCGGTAG
- the lpoB gene encoding penicillin-binding protein activator LpoB encodes MFARFSLLAVVALLASGCAQNTSPVLGGKNISYGDTKAVELVTNEFGSTDLQMIAESMTRSLAQSGVLQGRPVVQVYDVKNKTSEYIDTREITTSIKTQLMKSGTARFASDNTEMQSQVDQLKLQNQSGLYKKSTISKTGNMIAAKYRLEGSISSIVKRSSDYKDVFYKFSLQLIDVESGLAEWMDEKEIRKTTER; translated from the coding sequence ATGTTTGCACGTTTTTCGCTCCTCGCCGTCGTCGCCCTGCTGGCCAGCGGCTGCGCCCAGAACACCTCGCCGGTCCTCGGCGGCAAGAACATCAGCTACGGTGATACCAAGGCTGTCGAGCTGGTCACCAACGAGTTCGGCTCCACCGACCTGCAGATGATCGCCGAGTCCATGACCCGCTCCCTGGCCCAGTCCGGCGTGCTGCAGGGCCGCCCGGTGGTCCAGGTCTACGATGTGAAGAACAAGACCAGCGAGTACATCGACACCCGCGAGATCACCACCTCGATCAAGACCCAGCTGATGAAGTCCGGCACCGCCCGTTTCGCCAGCGACAACACCGAGATGCAGAGCCAGGTCGACCAGCTCAAGCTGCAGAACCAGAGCGGCCTGTACAAGAAGAGCACCATCAGCAAGACCGGCAACATGATCGCCGCCAAGTACCGCCTGGAAGGCTCGATCAGCTCGATCGTCAAGCGCAGCAGCGACTACAAGGACGTGTTCTACAAGTTCAGCCTGCAACTGATCGACGTCGAAAGCGGCCTGGCCGAATGGATGGACGAGAAAGAGATCCGCAAAACCACGGAGCGTTAA
- a CDS encoding penicillin-binding protein activator LpoB, whose amino-acid sequence MRAWIGIIGLAWAFGVQAAPKVAVADLAYQAQVEQYIRSVSARANYQQGYYGASGAASYDEYESRSSYIEQGELRKFTGDIKGEILRSGMFQLVQGTPYTSNSKGDVYDVIKRIKAGNFKGADYVLFGTVSDIDFTQDINELANTNSYSAVLGLTLVGDFSLINTRTYQITSAFTAMGEGQDTKLVNSRDIRVSLNRPRVVRDVSKSLGEDVARQLSMQLGGPDMYPDQRPPLQRNNLPPDEPARVLQ is encoded by the coding sequence ATGCGAGCATGGATTGGCATTATCGGCCTGGCCTGGGCCTTTGGCGTACAGGCTGCGCCGAAGGTCGCAGTGGCCGACCTGGCCTATCAGGCACAGGTGGAGCAGTACATTCGTAGCGTTTCGGCCCGCGCCAACTACCAGCAGGGCTACTACGGCGCCTCTGGTGCCGCGAGCTACGACGAGTATGAAAGCCGCAGCAGCTATATCGAGCAGGGCGAACTGCGCAAGTTCACCGGCGACATCAAGGGCGAGATCCTGCGCAGCGGCATGTTCCAGCTGGTCCAGGGCACACCCTACACGTCCAACTCCAAGGGCGACGTCTACGACGTCATCAAGCGGATCAAGGCCGGCAACTTCAAGGGTGCCGACTACGTGCTGTTCGGTACCGTCTCGGACATCGACTTCACCCAGGACATCAACGAACTGGCCAACACCAACAGCTACTCGGCGGTGCTGGGCCTGACCCTGGTGGGTGACTTCAGCCTGATCAACACCCGGACCTACCAGATCACCTCGGCGTTCACCGCCATGGGTGAAGGGCAGGACACCAAGCTGGTCAACAGCCGGGATATCCGCGTGTCGCTGAACCGTCCGCGGGTGGTACGTGATGTCTCGAAGTCCCTGGGCGAGGATGTCGCACGGCAACTGAGCATGCAGCTCGGTGGTCCGGACATGTACCCGGACCAGCGCCCGCCCCTGCAGCGCAACAACCTGCCACCGGATGAGCCGGCCAGGGTTCTGCAGTAA